Proteins encoded by one window of Nicotiana tabacum cultivar K326 chromosome 10, ASM71507v2, whole genome shotgun sequence:
- the LOC142165342 gene encoding transcription factor MYB119-like, with translation MDSKINGWHSPQLLARSHRFFLNEQENGLIEEVKSVQKNKRESGKKAKEGSSTTNYLVKGQWTDEEDRKLLRLVKQFGVRKWAQIAEKMDARAGKQCRERWHNHLRPDIKKDTWSEEEELLLVEAHKQLGNKWAEIAKRIDGRTENSIKNHWNATKRRMNSRRNKKRKNQQDGQNERKNRSNILQDYIRSVCFAVDSPLTTATYHDGGGSGGSGGCSSTTTTITQRNSTITNATLTYSDDDSPSLLTHHTCDEEMNFMQNLFGKNSLLSDNNGTKAIDHSMEAKVTQNLFDNNSSISNSAFNSFGENPLSKGQEAQLQYSQHFCPDVYLPYLLDGSSYNPECFGYGNIMNMQMNQATGCSSGGNKAEVDLMELVSSSHFSQGTYNNTFF, from the exons ATGGATTCTAAGATCAACGGCTGGCATTCCCCTCAGCTCCTTGCAAGAAGCCACA GGTTTTTTCTCAACGAACAAGAGAATGGTTTAATAGAAGAAGTGAAATCAgttcaaaaaaataaaagggaGAGTGGGAAAAAAGCAAAAGAAGGTTCTTCAACAACAAATTATTTGGTCAAGGGTCAGTGGACTGATGAAGAAGACAG GAAACTGCTTAGGTTGGTAAAACAATTTGGAGTAAGGAAATGGGCTCAAATTGCTGAGAAAATGGACGCTAGAGCAGGGAAACAGTGTCGAGAGAGATGGCATAATCATTTGCGTCCAGATATCAAG aaagaTACATGGAGTGAAGAAGAAGAGTTGTTGTTAGTGGAAGCACATAAGCAACTTGGAAACAAATGGGCAGAAATTGCAAAGAGAATTGATGGAAGGACTGAAAATTCAATCAAGAACCATTGGAATGCGACTAAAAGAAGGATGAATTCAAggagaaataagaagagaaaaaatcAACAAGATGGCCAAAATGAACGCAAAAATCGCTCCAATATTCTCCAAGATTATATAAGAAGCGTGTGCTTCGCTGTTGATTCTCCCCTCACCACCGCCACATACCACGATGGCGGTGGTTCTGGTGGTAGCGGTGGATGCAGTTCCACCACCACCACTATCACACAGAGAAATAGTACCATCACAAATGCAACCCTAACATACTCTGACGATGATTCTCCATCGTTGCTCACTCATCATACATGTGATGAAGAAATGAACTTCATGcaaaatttatttggaaaaaaTTCACTCTTGAGTGACAATAATGGTACTAAAGCCATTGATCACTCTATGGAggcaaaagtaactcaaaatctTTTTGACAACAACTCATCTATCTCTAACTCAGCCTTCAATTCCTTTGGTGAAAATCCGCTATCTAAGGGTCAAGAGGCTCAATTACAGTATTCTCAACATTTTTGTCCTGACGTTTACCTTCCGTACCTTCTAGATGGTTCATCTTATAATCCGGAGTGCTTCGGATATGGAAACATCATGAATATGCAGATGAATCAAGCAACTGGTTGTTCTTCAGGAGGAAATAAGGCGGAAGTTGATTTAATGGAGTTAGTTTCATCTTCTCATTTCTCTCAAGGAACCTATAACAATACCTTCTTTTGA